Proteins encoded together in one Thermoplasmata archaeon window:
- the gyrA gene encoding DNA gyrase subunit A has protein sequence MVGECFVHGTLVVTERGLLPIQDIRRGDVVYTETGQGAVTELYTMPPRPLVRITLDNELHNTATESQEFRIVNPDLSFAWRKAKDLRPGEWVVLRSEFPTFLTELVRLPEWDGKQMRLDRDFAYLLGVLMSDGFASHEGKRVRVGFVSSDKKVVARVQTVLARVFGYRPSVETKKPANSGYRTLYVLRVSRDAVNAYLVGTFRLHGLKASTKTIPGEILRSPRAVAFGFLSGLVDGDGSIAGRRRVVHYGSVSSELIDRLQVLLHHLGFHAKRYYTRPSGRRASWVNGRKVRARQGFHYLEITGDEAGAFVEELDLAKESRRIRAAKLPRPVRRLPQSSDILPYGSDVLFGELSRAHLGSGWYLDISGRKFRQGIAWPGGTKIRYSSTLDLMPLHLRQVTEWGVRSKLLNIGSPLADKLFFIDVAQLRFARVRSVRRAPSEPTYDLSISGDHNFVANGMVVHNCLGKFHPHGDLAVYDALARMVQDFSLHYPLIDGQGNWGSTEDEPAAMRYTECRLAKTAEAMLEDIEKDTVEWMDNFDGTLKEPLVLPSKFPNLLVNGSSGIAVGMATNMPPHNLNEVVDALIVLIGNPQADLVDLYNPETGPIRGPDFPTGGILYGVGGVTDAYTSGRGLISIRAKAHFEEAGRDKARIVITEIPYMVDKSALVESIALLVKSRKIEGVTDLRDESDRDGMRIVLELKRDALEDVVLNQLYHHTQMESTFGVINLALVDGKPKYLSLREELQVYLDHRMLMVRRRTECDLRKARERLHIVEGLITAVDHLDEVIRLIRHSRTVEEARGGLMSRYLLSEAQANAILAMTLRQLTGLEIEKLRQEQRDLNAKIEDLEAILASRQRILEIIKAELLEMKEKFGDERRTTVEVQAAEMEVEDLIPEEDNVIVITNSHYVKRLPPSEYRLQGRAGKGTIGIQTKDEDFVVDAFVASTHDSLLCFTTAGKVFWLKAFRIPKGSRYSRGKPIVNMLERLHPGESISAMIPVRDFSADEFLVFATRQGIVKRTVLSSYGRPLVSGIKAIRLREGDEVVDVLKVKAPDELVVVKSGGRAVRFPVMHVRDVSRNSIGVRGVKLKEGDRVVAMVVARDEGHLLTVSANGYAKRTGMRYDPETSKGFRTRSRAGLGVIAMRVTGKTGPIVDALTISSGDELLASTKKGMAIRCETDRVSEQGRNASGVLLIRLEEGDEVVAVAHLAKESAAEATSMSLHAVPPGRDDTPHP, from the coding sequence GCTTTGTCCATGGCACCCTCGTCGTGACGGAACGGGGCCTTCTTCCAATCCAAGATATTCGCCGCGGCGACGTCGTCTACACTGAAACCGGACAAGGAGCAGTCACAGAGCTATACACGATGCCGCCGCGCCCTCTCGTTCGAATTACCCTCGACAACGAACTACACAATACGGCGACGGAATCCCAAGAATTCCGGATCGTAAACCCCGACCTCTCCTTTGCCTGGCGGAAGGCAAAGGACCTCCGACCGGGCGAATGGGTAGTGCTTCGTTCCGAATTTCCCACCTTCCTGACTGAGCTAGTGAGACTGCCCGAGTGGGACGGGAAACAGATGCGCCTCGACCGCGATTTCGCCTACCTCCTCGGGGTCCTGATGTCCGACGGCTTTGCCTCCCACGAAGGCAAGCGAGTCCGCGTTGGATTCGTCTCGTCCGACAAAAAGGTTGTGGCGAGAGTCCAAACGGTCCTCGCGCGGGTGTTCGGATATCGCCCATCCGTGGAAACGAAGAAACCGGCGAACTCGGGCTACCGGACATTGTATGTACTGCGTGTGAGCCGGGATGCCGTGAACGCTTATTTGGTCGGGACATTTCGGCTTCACGGACTCAAGGCCTCGACCAAGACGATCCCAGGTGAGATCCTCCGTTCCCCGCGTGCTGTCGCCTTCGGATTCTTGAGCGGACTCGTTGACGGGGACGGTTCCATCGCTGGACGCCGTCGCGTCGTCCATTATGGATCTGTCTCGAGCGAGCTCATTGATCGACTTCAAGTTCTCCTGCACCACCTTGGTTTCCACGCAAAGAGATATTATACGCGTCCCAGCGGGCGAAGGGCGAGCTGGGTCAACGGACGAAAGGTCCGCGCTCGCCAGGGCTTCCATTACCTGGAAATCACCGGAGATGAGGCTGGAGCGTTCGTCGAAGAGCTAGACTTGGCGAAGGAGAGTCGACGCATACGAGCGGCGAAGTTACCGCGTCCTGTTCGTCGCCTGCCACAATCCTCAGACATCCTTCCCTATGGATCCGACGTGCTCTTCGGCGAGCTTAGCCGTGCGCACCTGGGATCTGGGTGGTATCTCGACATTTCTGGGAGAAAATTCCGACAGGGGATCGCCTGGCCAGGCGGGACCAAGATCCGGTACTCGTCGACCCTAGATCTGATGCCGCTGCACCTCCGTCAGGTCACCGAATGGGGGGTGCGTTCGAAACTCTTGAACATCGGCTCACCTCTCGCCGACAAGCTTTTTTTCATTGATGTCGCACAACTTCGGTTCGCAAGAGTTCGGTCCGTGCGACGAGCGCCATCCGAGCCTACTTACGACCTCTCGATCAGCGGAGACCACAACTTCGTGGCAAACGGGATGGTCGTCCACAATTGCCTTGGTAAGTTCCACCCCCACGGCGACCTCGCCGTCTACGACGCGCTCGCCCGGATGGTCCAAGACTTCTCCCTTCACTACCCCCTGATCGACGGCCAAGGAAACTGGGGCAGCACAGAGGACGAGCCCGCCGCGATGCGGTACACGGAGTGCCGTCTCGCGAAGACCGCCGAGGCGATGCTCGAGGACATCGAGAAGGACACCGTCGAGTGGATGGACAACTTTGACGGGACGCTGAAGGAACCGCTCGTCCTGCCGTCGAAGTTCCCGAACCTGCTCGTCAACGGCTCGAGCGGGATTGCGGTCGGGATGGCGACGAACATGCCGCCTCACAACCTGAATGAGGTCGTCGACGCCTTGATCGTCCTGATCGGAAACCCGCAGGCCGACCTCGTGGACCTGTACAATCCCGAGACGGGTCCCATCCGCGGACCCGATTTCCCGACGGGTGGGATCCTCTACGGGGTCGGCGGGGTCACGGACGCATACACCAGCGGCCGCGGGCTCATCTCGATCCGGGCGAAGGCGCACTTCGAGGAAGCGGGCCGCGACAAGGCCCGAATCGTGATTACCGAGATCCCCTACATGGTGGATAAGTCCGCGCTGGTCGAGTCAATCGCCCTGCTCGTCAAGTCGAGAAAGATCGAGGGCGTCACGGACCTGCGGGACGAGAGCGACCGGGATGGGATGCGGATCGTCCTCGAGCTCAAGCGGGACGCGCTCGAGGATGTCGTCCTGAACCAGCTCTACCACCACACCCAGATGGAGTCCACGTTCGGCGTGATCAACCTCGCCCTCGTCGACGGGAAGCCAAAGTACCTCTCCCTGCGGGAGGAACTCCAGGTCTACCTCGACCATCGCATGCTCATGGTCCGTCGGAGGACGGAGTGCGACCTCCGGAAGGCGCGCGAGCGACTACATATCGTCGAGGGGCTGATCACCGCCGTCGACCACCTCGACGAGGTGATCCGACTCATCCGTCACAGCCGCACTGTCGAGGAGGCCCGAGGCGGCCTCATGAGCCGCTACCTCCTGAGCGAGGCTCAAGCGAATGCAATCCTCGCGATGACCTTGCGGCAGCTCACGGGCCTCGAAATCGAGAAGCTGCGGCAGGAGCAGCGGGACCTGAACGCCAAGATCGAGGACCTCGAGGCCATCCTCGCGAGCCGGCAGCGAATCTTGGAGATCATCAAGGCCGAGTTGCTCGAGATGAAGGAGAAGTTCGGCGACGAACGCCGCACGACCGTCGAGGTCCAAGCCGCGGAGATGGAAGTCGAGGACCTGATTCCCGAGGAGGACAACGTCATCGTCATCACGAACAGTCACTATGTCAAGCGGCTTCCGCCGTCCGAATACCGGTTGCAGGGCCGCGCCGGGAAGGGGACGATCGGAATCCAGACCAAAGACGAGGACTTCGTCGTCGACGCGTTTGTCGCGAGCACCCATGACTCCCTGCTGTGCTTCACGACCGCGGGAAAGGTGTTCTGGCTGAAGGCATTCCGAATCCCGAAGGGTTCGAGGTACAGCCGCGGCAAGCCGATCGTGAACATGCTTGAACGGCTCCATCCGGGGGAATCGATCAGCGCGATGATCCCTGTGCGAGACTTTTCGGCGGACGAGTTCCTCGTGTTCGCGACGCGGCAAGGCATCGTGAAGAGGACGGTCCTCTCCAGCTATGGGCGTCCGCTCGTCAGCGGGATCAAGGCAATCCGATTGCGCGAGGGAGACGAGGTCGTCGACGTCCTGAAAGTAAAGGCCCCGGACGAGTTGGTGGTCGTCAAGAGCGGTGGGAGAGCCGTCCGGTTCCCCGTGATGCACGTCCGGGACGTCAGTAGGAATTCCATCGGCGTGAGGGGCGTCAAGCTAAAGGAAGGCGACCGCGTGGTCGCGATGGTCGTCGCGAGGGACGAGGGCCACCTGCTGACGGTGAGCGCGAACGGGTATGCGAAGCGAACCGGGATGAGGTACGATCCGGAGACCAGTAAGGGGTTCCGCACGCGCTCGCGCGCCGGGCTCGGGGTGATCGCGATGAGGGTCACCGGAAAGACCGGGCCGATCGTCGACGCGCTGACGATCTCTTCGGGGGACGAACTTCTCGCGTCCACGAAGAAGGGCATGGCCATCCGCTGCGAGACGGACAGGGTGAGCGAGCAGGGGCGGAATGCGAGCGGGGTACTTCTCATCCGATTGGAGGAGGGCGATGAAGTTGTCGCGGTCGCGCACCTCGCGAAGGAGAGCGCGGCGGAAGCGACGTCCATGAGCCTTCACGCTGTGCCTCCGGGCCGAGATGACACCCCGCATCCTTAG